One Cedecea neteri DNA segment encodes these proteins:
- a CDS encoding YebO family protein produces MNELGFSALTIMPLAISLVTLIVGLVLWFFVNRSSSRANEQIALLEELVDLQKRQNALLRRLCEANEPEPEHKPAAKVEEENDDDFVRLVAER; encoded by the coding sequence ATGAACGAATTGGGTTTTAGTGCTTTAACTATCATGCCGCTGGCGATATCGCTGGTGACGTTGATTGTCGGTCTTGTTCTGTGGTTTTTTGTCAATCGTTCCAGTAGTCGTGCAAACGAACAGATTGCACTGCTCGAAGAACTGGTGGATTTACAGAAGCGTCAAAATGCCTTGCTGCGCCGCTTGTGTGAAGCGAACGAACCAGAGCCGGAACACAAACCGGCTGCGAAGGTTGAAGAAGAAAATGACGACGACTTTGTGCGTCTGGTAGCGGAACGCTAA
- a CDS encoding DUF986 family protein — protein sequence MTLTDVVLVVFIALLLAFAVYDEFVMDKLKGKTLLKIPLLRRNRVDSAIFVFLVGILIYNNVTSHGTPLTTWLLSALALMAIYLSWFRQPKIIFKSHGFFFANVWVEYNRIKEMNLSEDGVLVMQLEQRRLLIRVKNIDDLEKIYKLMVSTQ from the coding sequence ATGACGTTAACGGATGTCGTGCTGGTTGTGTTTATCGCGTTGCTGCTGGCTTTTGCCGTTTACGATGAGTTTGTGATGGACAAACTAAAGGGCAAAACCCTGCTCAAAATCCCCCTGCTTCGCCGCAATCGCGTGGACAGCGCCATCTTTGTCTTTCTTGTCGGCATTCTTATCTACAACAACGTAACCTCGCACGGTACCCCGCTAACCACATGGTTATTATCTGCTCTGGCGCTAATGGCTATTTATCTTTCCTGGTTCAGGCAGCCGAAGATCATCTTCAAAAGTCATGGTTTTTTCTTCGCCAATGTTTGGGTGGAATATAACCGCATTAAAGAAATGAATTTATCGGAAGATGGTGTGCTGGTGATGCAATTAGAACAGCGGCGCTTATTGATTCGCGTAAAGAATATTGATGACCTCGAAAAAATCTACAAATTAATGGTTTCAACTCAGTAA
- the ftsI gene encoding peptidoglycan glycosyltransferase FtsI — protein MKKGVPVLTGNFIQWRFGLLCVAITGSLVFLLGRIAWLQIISPDNLVKQEDMRSLREEPIEVPRGMIEDRNGKPLAVSVPVEAVWADPKTVMEKGGVLVNSRWQALASALHVPLSEIATRIHSNERGRFIYLARQLDPQQAQYIDKLNIPGIALRDESRRFYPAGRVGANLIGFTNIDDQGIEGIEKSFNQQLTGKEGERLVRKDRYGHVVENITENAASPAHNIQLSIDERLQTVTEDALSNAVSWNKAESGAAVVIDVQTGEVLAMANYPTFNPNNRDDARLDDFRNRAISDTFEPGSTVKPMVVMTALQQGIVRPDSVIDTHPFTLDGHHIRDVGYYPQLTLTGVLQKSSDTGVSRLSLAMPIQNIWDTYHRFGFGVPTAIGLTGESRGLLPVRQRWGELDRATFAFGYGLMVTPLQLAHVYATIGSFGISRPLSITRVDPPVEGTRVMPEEIVHEVEHMMESVALPGGGGVKAAVHGYRVAVKTGTAKKIGPDGKYIDQYIAYTAGVAPASNPRYALVVVINDPSNGKYYGGAVSAPVFSQIMGDVLRLENIEPDGLPAGDNSVMVLNKMENDRAAM, from the coding sequence GTGAAGAAGGGTGTCCCCGTATTAACCGGTAATTTTATCCAGTGGCGTTTTGGGCTTCTGTGTGTGGCCATCACCGGGAGTTTGGTGTTTCTGCTCGGACGTATTGCCTGGCTGCAAATTATCTCCCCGGATAACCTGGTTAAGCAGGAGGATATGCGTTCCCTGCGCGAAGAACCGATTGAGGTGCCGCGTGGGATGATAGAAGATCGCAACGGAAAACCGCTGGCGGTCAGCGTGCCGGTCGAAGCGGTGTGGGCCGATCCGAAAACGGTTATGGAGAAGGGGGGGGTACTGGTTAACAGCCGCTGGCAGGCGCTGGCCTCTGCGCTGCATGTCCCTTTGAGCGAGATTGCCACGCGTATTCACAGCAACGAGCGAGGCCGTTTTATCTACCTTGCTCGCCAGTTGGATCCCCAACAGGCGCAATACATCGACAAACTGAATATTCCCGGTATCGCGTTGCGGGATGAATCACGCCGCTTTTATCCTGCAGGTCGGGTGGGGGCGAACCTTATTGGGTTCACCAATATTGACGATCAGGGTATTGAGGGGATCGAAAAAAGTTTTAACCAGCAGCTTACCGGCAAAGAGGGTGAGCGTCTGGTACGCAAAGATCGCTACGGTCATGTGGTGGAAAATATCACCGAGAATGCTGCCAGCCCCGCACACAATATTCAGCTCAGCATCGATGAACGACTGCAAACTGTGACGGAAGATGCGCTCAGCAACGCTGTGTCCTGGAACAAAGCAGAATCCGGTGCCGCGGTGGTCATTGATGTGCAGACCGGTGAAGTCCTGGCAATGGCTAACTACCCAACCTTTAACCCGAACAACCGTGATGACGCCAGGCTCGACGATTTCCGCAACCGCGCAATAAGTGACACCTTCGAACCCGGTTCGACGGTGAAGCCTATGGTAGTCATGACGGCGCTGCAACAGGGGATTGTCCGGCCTGACAGCGTTATTGATACCCATCCATTTACTCTCGACGGGCACCACATCCGTGACGTGGGGTACTATCCGCAACTTACCCTGACCGGGGTGCTGCAAAAATCGAGCGATACCGGCGTGTCCCGTCTTTCACTGGCTATGCCGATTCAGAATATTTGGGACACTTATCATAGATTTGGCTTTGGCGTCCCCACTGCAATCGGCCTGACGGGCGAAAGCCGCGGCCTGTTGCCGGTGCGCCAGCGATGGGGAGAGCTGGATCGAGCCACTTTCGCATTTGGCTATGGCCTGATGGTAACCCCGCTGCAGCTGGCTCATGTTTACGCCACTATTGGTAGTTTTGGTATTTCACGTCCTCTGTCTATCACGCGCGTTGACCCGCCGGTGGAAGGGACGAGAGTGATGCCGGAAGAAATTGTGCATGAAGTGGAGCATATGATGGAAAGCGTGGCGCTGCCTGGCGGCGGGGGCGTTAAGGCCGCAGTTCATGGTTACCGCGTGGCGGTGAAAACGGGCACTGCCAAAAAGATCGGCCCTGATGGTAAATATATAGATCAGTACATTGCCTACACGGCTGGCGTGGCGCCGGCCAGTAATCCTCGCTATGCGCTGGTGGTGGTGATTAACGATCCTTCCAACGGGAAGTACTACGGCGGTGCGGTTTCTGCCCCGGTATTCAGCCAAATCATGGGTGACGTTTTACGTCTGGAAAATATTGAGCCGGACGGGCTGCCTGCCGGAGACAACAGCGTGATGGTGCTGAACAAAATGGAGAATGACCGCGCCGCTATGTAG
- a CDS encoding MBL fold metallo-hydrolase, giving the protein MSWKNPWYNPQLSHHLPDGFRNTEPAIRQPGDVQKWRQERKAQKLPHPPGQGYSAFIERWWQQADLSGSDDRVWWLGHASLLLRLNGHFLLTDPVFSRRASPVSFAGPARRTEVPLDINQLPRLDAVLISHNHYDHLDKKTVRRLIKRFPDVHFFVPLGLKAWFSQRGIEQVTELDWWQSFNWCGMVFTAVPARHWSMRTFWDRNRSLWCGWVVEQGALRFWFSGDSGYTESLAEIATRLGPFDMAALPIGAYEPRWFMGDHHMDPQQAVTLWQAIGKPVTIPIHWGVFELADESLDKPPQELLAALHEQGENDQIFSPLRIGQSLPFTKNKN; this is encoded by the coding sequence ATGAGCTGGAAAAACCCTTGGTACAATCCACAGTTATCCCACCATCTACCTGATGGGTTTCGCAATACAGAGCCTGCAATACGGCAACCTGGTGACGTCCAAAAGTGGCGGCAGGAGCGCAAAGCGCAAAAGCTTCCACATCCTCCCGGTCAAGGTTACTCCGCATTTATTGAACGCTGGTGGCAACAGGCCGATCTGAGCGGTAGTGATGACCGCGTATGGTGGCTGGGGCATGCCAGCCTGTTGTTGCGGCTTAATGGCCATTTTTTGCTGACCGATCCAGTATTTTCCCGTCGCGCGTCCCCGGTTTCTTTTGCCGGTCCTGCCCGGCGAACTGAAGTCCCACTCGATATTAATCAGTTACCTCGACTGGATGCCGTGCTCATTTCCCATAACCATTACGACCATCTCGATAAAAAAACAGTCCGTCGGTTGATTAAGCGTTTTCCCGACGTTCATTTTTTTGTACCCCTCGGCCTGAAAGCATGGTTCAGCCAGCGTGGGATTGAGCAGGTCACAGAGCTGGACTGGTGGCAAAGCTTTAACTGGTGCGGCATGGTTTTCACCGCCGTGCCTGCCCGGCACTGGAGTATGCGAACGTTTTGGGATCGTAACCGTTCGCTTTGGTGCGGCTGGGTTGTGGAGCAGGGGGCTTTGCGTTTTTGGTTTAGCGGTGATTCAGGCTACACCGAGTCGCTGGCCGAGATAGCGACTCGGCTGGGGCCGTTCGATATGGCCGCGTTGCCCATTGGTGCCTACGAGCCTCGCTGGTTTATGGGCGATCACCACATGGATCCCCAGCAGGCAGTGACGTTATGGCAAGCGATCGGCAAACCCGTGACAATTCCTATCCACTGGGGTGTTTTCGAGCTGGCCGATGAGTCTCTCGACAAGCCACCGCAGGAGTTGCTTGCGGCCTTGCATGAGCAGGGGGAAAACGACCAAATATTTTCACCTCTGCGCATTGGTCAAAGTTTGCCCTTCACGAAGAATAAGAATTAA
- the htpX gene encoding protease HtpX — translation MMRIGLFLLTNLAVMVVFGLVLSLTGIQSSSVQGLMIMAVLFGFGGSFISLLMSKWMALRSVGGEVIEQPRNETEHWLMETVRRQSQQAGIAMPQVAIYHAPDINAFATGARRDASLVAVSTGLLQNMSRDEAEAVIAHEISHIANGDMVTMTLIQGVVNTFVIFISRIIAQVASGFLSGNRDDNESSNGNPLIYFAVATVLELVFGILASIITMWFSRHREFHADAGSAKLVGREKMIAALQRLKTSYEPQEASSMMAFCINGKAKSMSELFMTHPPLDKRIEALRNGEYLK, via the coding sequence ATGATGCGTATCGGGCTTTTCCTGTTGACCAACCTTGCGGTAATGGTCGTTTTCGGGCTGGTGCTAAGCCTGACGGGGATCCAGTCGAGCAGCGTTCAGGGTCTGATGATCATGGCGGTGCTGTTTGGCTTTGGCGGCTCTTTTATTTCCCTGCTGATGTCAAAATGGATGGCATTACGTTCAGTAGGCGGTGAGGTGATTGAGCAACCTCGTAATGAAACGGAGCACTGGTTAATGGAAACCGTGCGTCGGCAGTCACAGCAGGCGGGCATCGCCATGCCGCAGGTTGCGATTTATCATGCACCAGACATCAATGCTTTCGCCACCGGAGCGCGCCGTGACGCCTCTCTGGTTGCGGTCAGTACAGGTCTGCTGCAGAACATGAGTCGTGACGAAGCGGAAGCGGTTATCGCGCACGAAATCAGCCATATCGCCAATGGTGACATGGTGACCATGACGCTGATTCAGGGCGTAGTGAACACCTTCGTTATCTTTATTTCCCGCATCATCGCTCAGGTGGCTTCTGGCTTCCTGTCCGGGAACCGTGATGATAACGAAAGCAGCAACGGCAACCCGCTGATTTACTTTGCGGTGGCAACGGTGCTGGAACTGGTGTTTGGCATTCTGGCGAGCATTATCACCATGTGGTTCTCACGCCATCGTGAATTCCACGCCGACGCGGGTTCTGCGAAACTTGTGGGCCGAGAGAAGATGATTGCAGCGCTGCAGCGCCTGAAAACCAGCTATGAGCCGCAGGAAGCCAGCAGCATGATGGCGTTTTGCATCAACGGTAAGGCCAAGTCAATGAGCGAATTGTTCATGACGCACCCGCCGCTGGACAAACGTATCGAAGCGCTGCGCAACGGCGAATACCTGAAGTAG
- a CDS encoding YobH family protein yields MRVIIRTIIVIAIIWIGLLLSGYGVLVGSKENAAGLGLQCKYLTARNTVTAQFIHTDSGIIGLTDCPLLRKVDTPIDNG; encoded by the coding sequence ATGCGAGTGATTATTCGTACAATTATTGTTATTGCCATCATCTGGATTGGCCTGTTGCTTTCAGGCTATGGCGTTTTAGTGGGCAGCAAAGAAAATGCGGCGGGGCTTGGGCTGCAATGTAAATACCTGACGGCACGTAATACCGTGACCGCGCAGTTTATTCACACCGATAGCGGGATTATTGGCCTGACCGATTGCCCGCTTCTGCGTAAAGTCGACACGCCGATTGATAACGGTTAA
- the kdgR gene encoding DNA-binding transcriptional regulator KdgR, whose product MALSDPDKQPDAVSSVLKVFGILQALGEEKEIGITELSQRVMMSKSTVYRFLQTMKSLGYVSQEEESEKYALTLKLFELGSGALENIDLIRSADVQMRELSRRTKEAIHLGAFEESSIVYIHKIDSLYNLRMYSRVGRRNPLYSTAIGKVLLAWRPHDEILDILSDVEYVRSTERTIVSTEALIPVLEQVRAQGYGEDNEEQEEGIRCVAVPVFDRFGVVVAGMSISFPTIRYSDEGLAEYVRILHQAARTLSQQMGYHHYPF is encoded by the coding sequence ATGGCTCTCTCAGACCCCGACAAGCAGCCCGATGCCGTCTCTTCCGTGCTAAAGGTTTTTGGCATCCTACAGGCACTTGGTGAAGAAAAAGAAATTGGTATCACCGAACTGTCGCAGCGCGTCATGATGTCCAAGAGCACCGTATATCGGTTTCTGCAAACAATGAAATCCCTCGGTTACGTGTCACAGGAAGAAGAGTCGGAAAAATATGCCCTGACGCTGAAGCTTTTCGAGTTGGGCAGCGGGGCATTAGAGAATATCGACCTTATTCGCAGCGCGGATGTTCAGATGCGCGAGCTTTCCCGACGAACCAAAGAAGCGATTCATCTGGGGGCGTTTGAGGAAAGCAGCATTGTCTATATCCACAAAATAGATTCGCTTTATAACTTGCGTATGTATTCGCGTGTCGGACGACGGAATCCGTTGTATAGCACTGCCATTGGTAAGGTTTTGCTTGCGTGGCGACCGCACGACGAGATCTTGGACATTCTTTCGGATGTTGAGTATGTTCGCAGCACAGAACGGACTATCGTCAGTACAGAAGCACTTATCCCTGTGCTTGAGCAGGTGAGAGCGCAGGGGTATGGTGAAGACAATGAGGAACAGGAAGAGGGCATTCGCTGTGTCGCGGTACCCGTTTTCGACCGTTTTGGCGTTGTCGTCGCGGGCATGAGCATTTCATTTCCAACGATCCGCTACTCGGATGAAGGGCTGGCTGAATACGTCCGTATTCTTCATCAGGCCGCACGAACGTTATCTCAGCAGATGGGCTACCACCATTATCCTTTCTGA
- the cspE gene encoding transcription antiterminator/RNA stability regulator CspE — translation MAKIKGQVKWFNESKGFGFITPADGSKDVFVHFSAIQGNGFKTLAEGQNVEFEIQDGQKGPAAVNVTAI, via the coding sequence ATGGCAAAGATTAAAGGTCAAGTTAAGTGGTTCAACGAGTCTAAAGGTTTTGGTTTCATTACTCCAGCTGACGGCAGCAAAGATGTATTCGTACACTTCTCTGCAATCCAGGGTAACGGCTTCAAAACTCTGGCTGAAGGCCAGAACGTTGAATTCGAAATCCAGGACGGCCAGAAAGGCCCTGCTGCAGTTAACGTGACTGCCATCTAA
- the rlmA gene encoding 23S rRNA (guanine(745)-N(1))-methyltransferase has product MSWLCPFCHSVLSASANSYRCPQGHQFDIAKEGYVNLLPVQHKRSKDPGDSAEMMQARRAFLDAGHYQPLRDALCLLLKEIAPSALLDIGCGEGYYTAGFAAVVAEQGGETWGLDVSKVAIRYAAKRYREVKFCVASSHRLPFADESMDSIVRIFAPCKAEELSRVVKRGGVVVTATPGPRHLMQLKGLIYQDIVLHSEEVEAMPGFTLQRTLQPGWMMNLRGDEAVALLQMTPFAWRARPEVWEELRGETAFSCETDFVVRVWQRD; this is encoded by the coding sequence ATGTCCTGGCTTTGCCCATTCTGCCATTCCGTGCTTAGCGCCAGCGCGAACAGCTACCGCTGCCCTCAGGGGCATCAATTTGATATAGCCAAAGAAGGCTATGTTAATTTGCTGCCCGTTCAGCATAAACGTTCGAAAGACCCGGGTGACAGCGCGGAAATGATGCAGGCTCGCCGGGCATTCCTCGACGCCGGACATTATCAGCCACTACGCGATGCTCTTTGCCTGCTGTTAAAAGAGATAGCGCCCTCTGCACTACTGGATATTGGCTGTGGGGAAGGGTATTACACGGCGGGATTTGCAGCGGTCGTGGCTGAGCAGGGCGGTGAGACATGGGGGCTGGACGTTTCAAAAGTTGCCATTCGCTACGCGGCTAAACGCTACCGGGAAGTGAAATTTTGCGTTGCATCCAGCCACCGCCTGCCGTTTGCCGATGAGAGCATGGACTCGATTGTGCGCATTTTTGCCCCCTGTAAGGCTGAAGAGCTTTCGCGAGTTGTGAAGCGCGGCGGTGTGGTGGTGACAGCCACGCCTGGCCCACGCCATTTGATGCAGCTAAAAGGGCTCATTTATCAGGATATTGTTTTGCACAGTGAAGAGGTTGAAGCTATGCCGGGCTTTACGCTGCAACGGACACTACAGCCAGGCTGGATGATGAACCTGCGCGGGGATGAGGCTGTTGCCCTGCTGCAAATGACGCCGTTCGCCTGGCGTGCTCGCCCTGAAGTTTGGGAGGAGCTGAGAGGAGAAACGGCGTTTAGCTGTGAAACTGACTTTGTGGTGCGAGTCTGGCAGCGCGATTGA
- the mntP gene encoding manganese efflux pump MntP: MNLSATILLAFGMSMDAFAASIGKGATLHKPKFSEALRTGLIFGVIEAITPLIGWGLGLLASKVVLEWNHWVAFILLVFLGGRMVLEGFRGAAQEDAPKIHRHGFWLLVTTAIATSLDAMAVGVGLAFLQVNIIQTALAIGCATAIMSTLGMMVGRFIGPMLGKRAEILGGIVLIGIGCQIMYSHFAPFN, encoded by the coding sequence ATGAATCTCTCCGCAACAATCCTGCTTGCTTTCGGCATGTCCATGGACGCCTTCGCCGCTTCCATCGGCAAAGGTGCCACCCTGCACAAACCTAAATTCTCAGAAGCACTCCGTACCGGTTTGATCTTTGGCGTCATTGAAGCCATTACCCCGCTTATCGGCTGGGGCCTTGGCCTGTTGGCTAGCAAGGTTGTGCTGGAATGGAACCACTGGGTGGCTTTTATTCTGCTGGTGTTCCTCGGCGGGCGTATGGTGCTGGAAGGCTTCCGCGGGGCGGCTCAGGAAGATGCGCCTAAAATTCATCGCCACGGTTTTTGGCTGCTGGTGACCACTGCGATTGCCACCAGCCTTGATGCAATGGCCGTGGGCGTTGGGCTTGCCTTCCTGCAGGTCAATATTATTCAGACTGCTTTAGCCATCGGCTGCGCTACCGCGATCATGTCTACGCTGGGGATGATGGTCGGCCGATTTATCGGACCCATGTTAGGTAAACGCGCCGAGATCCTCGGCGGTATCGTGCTGATAGGCATCGGCTGCCAGATTATGTACAGCCATTTCGCCCCTTTTAACTGA
- a CDS encoding PTS mannose transporter subunit IID, with protein MVDSTKLTTEKKITQSDIRGVFLRSNLFQGSWNFERMQALGFCFCMVPVIKRLYPENNDARRQAIKRHLEFFNTHPYVAAPVLGVTLAMEEQRANGAEIDDGAINGIKVGLMGPLAGVGDPIFWGTVRPVFAALGAGIAMSGSLLGPLLFFILFNAVRLLTRYYGVAYGYRKGVDIVKDMGGGFLQKLTEGASILGLFVMGALVNKWTHVNIPLVVSKITDQTGAVKVTTVQTILDQLMPGLVPLLLTFACMWLLRKKVNALWIIMGFFVIGIVGYAIGLLGL; from the coding sequence ATGGTTGATTCCACTAAATTAACGACTGAGAAGAAAATCACCCAGAGTGATATCCGTGGCGTATTCCTGCGTTCGAACCTGTTCCAGGGTTCATGGAACTTCGAGCGTATGCAGGCGTTAGGTTTCTGCTTCTGTATGGTGCCGGTAATCAAACGCCTGTACCCGGAGAACAACGACGCCCGCCGCCAGGCTATCAAGCGCCATCTGGAGTTCTTTAACACCCACCCTTATGTTGCCGCCCCGGTGCTTGGCGTAACGCTGGCGATGGAAGAGCAGCGTGCTAACGGCGCCGAAATTGATGACGGTGCGATTAACGGCATCAAAGTTGGCCTGATGGGACCGCTGGCTGGTGTAGGCGACCCTATCTTCTGGGGTACTGTGCGTCCGGTCTTTGCTGCCCTGGGGGCCGGTATCGCCATGAGCGGTAGCCTGCTTGGACCGTTGCTGTTCTTCATTCTGTTCAACGCAGTGCGCCTGCTGACCCGCTACTATGGCGTGGCCTATGGCTACCGCAAAGGCGTCGATATCGTTAAGGATATGGGCGGCGGCTTCCTGCAGAAACTGACGGAAGGGGCGTCTATTCTCGGCCTCTTTGTCATGGGGGCGTTAGTTAACAAGTGGACGCACGTTAACATCCCGCTGGTGGTGTCTAAAATTACCGACCAGACCGGGGCAGTTAAAGTGACCACCGTGCAAACGATCCTTGACCAGCTGATGCCAGGCCTGGTACCGCTGCTGCTGACCTTTGCCTGTATGTGGCTGCTGCGCAAAAAAGTCAACGCACTGTGGATCATCATGGGCTTCTTCGTGATCGGCATCGTAGGTTACGCTATTGGCCTGCTGGGTCTGTAA
- the mgrB gene encoding PhoP/PhoQ regulator MgrB: MRKYRWVIVLVIAVTCLLLWTQMINVMCDQDVQFFSGICTINKFIPW, translated from the coding sequence GTGAGAAAGTACAGATGGGTGATCGTTTTGGTGATTGCTGTTACCTGCCTGCTGCTATGGACTCAAATGATAAATGTGATGTGCGACCAGGATGTGCAATTTTTCAGCGGCATTTGTACCATTAATAAATTTATCCCCTGGTAG
- a CDS encoding DUF2627 domain-containing protein, which yields MCGIFSKEDLSKHVVVEYRFSAEPYISASCSNVSVLSKLCLRAKNTI from the coding sequence ATGTGTGGCATTTTCAGTAAAGAAGACCTGAGTAAACACGTTGTCGTTGAATACCGCTTCTCTGCCGAGCCTTATATTAGTGCCTCATGCAGTAATGTCTCTGTTTTATCTAAGTTATGCCTGCGGGCGAAGAATACAATCTAA
- a CDS encoding MFS transporter: MDKSVSDGLPTPQRYGAILTIALGIMMAVLDGAIANVALPTIAHDLNASPAESIWVVNAYQIAIIVSLLSLSFLGDIFGYRRIYQCGLVLFCLTSLFCAVSTSLPMLTFARVLQGFGGAALMSVNTALIRLIYPQRFLGRGMGVNSFIVAVSSAAGPTVAAAILSVASWQWLFLINVPIGIVSLILALRYLPPNQQKSQGQRFDIPSAVMNALTFGLLISAIGGFSQGQSGFIIIGELVALVVIGYFFIRRQLRLPFPLLPVDLLRIPIFSLSIGTSICSFGAQMLALVSLPFFLQTVLGRSEVETGLLLTPWPLATMVMAPLAGYLIERVHAGLMGAVGLLVMACGLFALAMLPHDPSDLNIIWRMVLCGAGFGLFQSPNNHTIISSAPRHRSGGASGMLGTARLLGQSCGAALVALMFNVFGNSGTHASLILAGIFATIAAVVSGLRISQPRVQA, encoded by the coding sequence ATGGATAAATCAGTGTCCGATGGCTTACCTACGCCTCAGCGTTACGGTGCCATTTTGACGATTGCGCTCGGGATCATGATGGCCGTGCTCGACGGCGCTATTGCTAATGTCGCCCTGCCTACGATTGCACACGATTTGAATGCCAGCCCTGCGGAATCTATTTGGGTGGTTAACGCTTATCAAATAGCCATTATTGTGTCGCTTTTATCGCTTTCGTTTCTCGGCGATATTTTTGGCTACCGCCGTATCTATCAGTGCGGTCTGGTCCTGTTTTGCCTGACCTCGCTATTTTGCGCCGTTTCTACCTCACTGCCGATGCTTACCTTTGCCCGGGTGCTGCAAGGCTTTGGCGGCGCAGCATTAATGAGCGTGAATACCGCCCTGATTCGTTTGATTTATCCTCAGCGTTTTCTGGGGCGCGGGATGGGCGTGAATTCATTTATTGTTGCCGTGTCCTCTGCCGCCGGCCCCACCGTTGCCGCTGCAATTCTTTCGGTAGCCTCGTGGCAATGGCTGTTTTTAATCAACGTGCCAATTGGCATTGTTTCGCTGATTCTGGCGCTGCGCTATTTACCGCCCAACCAGCAAAAATCCCAGGGTCAGCGTTTTGATATCCCGAGTGCGGTAATGAACGCCCTCACCTTCGGTCTGCTTATTTCAGCGATCGGTGGTTTTTCACAGGGCCAGTCGGGGTTCATCATTATCGGTGAACTGGTTGCGCTTGTCGTGATTGGCTATTTCTTCATCCGTCGCCAGCTTCGTTTACCGTTCCCTCTGCTCCCGGTCGACCTGCTGCGAATCCCAATTTTTTCGCTGTCTATCGGCACATCAATATGTTCGTTCGGCGCTCAAATGCTGGCGCTGGTTTCACTGCCCTTTTTCTTGCAAACCGTCCTGGGCCGCAGTGAGGTTGAAACCGGTCTGCTGTTAACGCCGTGGCCACTGGCAACGATGGTGATGGCACCGCTGGCAGGTTATCTTATCGAACGTGTGCATGCAGGTCTGATGGGTGCCGTAGGGCTTTTAGTGATGGCCTGCGGCTTGTTTGCTTTGGCCATGCTCCCGCACGATCCGTCCGACCTGAATATTATCTGGCGTATGGTGCTGTGTGGGGCAGGATTCGGCCTCTTCCAGTCCCCGAATAACCACACCATTATCTCCTCTGCGCCCCGGCACCGCAGCGGTGGAGCAAGCGGTATGTTAGGGACTGCTCGCTTGCTCGGTCAAAGCTGCGGGGCCGCATTGGTCGCTCTAATGTTTAACGTGTTTGGTAACAGTGGGACGCATGCCTCGCTGATTCTTGCAGGCATATTTGCCACCATTGCCGCCGTCGTCAGTGGGCTGCGAATCTCGCAGCCCAGGGTACAGGCATAA